CTTGGccatctatttattttatttcctctGTTAAGCTTTTGAAATCTAGCTAGATGTATATATACGCTAAGAGTTTGTTCAATATTGAAGGGTTGTGATGCTTCTTTGCTGCTGGATAAAACTCCTACGATGCTTGGAGAGAAAGAAGCCCTTTCCAACATAAACTCTCTAAGATCTTTCGAAGTCATCGATGAAGCCAAGGCTGCCTTGGAAAAGGTTTGTCCCGGAGTTGTTTCATGCGCTGATATCATAATTATGGCCGCCAGAGATGCCGTCGCGCTGGTATGTATTCTTATTTTACGCCTGCATCTTGGCTTTATCTTCTGAAACAAAAACaagttggtatatatatatatatatatagaatttgcACAAGGTATATAGTATGATCGAGCCAGTTGCAGTTCTGTCGCGGAATTCTCGGCCAAATAGGGTCTTTTTGTCTTGCTTTTTTCAACTAGCTAGGTCCCTTGCCAGCATTATAATAAAAACCTGAATGATTTTAACCATACCGAAAGTTATAATGACGGcgacatatataataagataatcCCAAAGGAGCAGGTACTTTATTTTAGGTTCGTGATCAGTGATGAGTGATGGGGCACGCCAATTCTGTGTGATGAGAACCTcgattttcataaatattattggggttttttttttttttttaaatctcatatttactagccctaattttctttttcgaaAGTGTTCATCTTGAATAGCGAAATTTGATACACATGATTTAGGATCGATTTGGCTAAATGATGAAGTGGTTGATTACTACTGTCAAAATGTGCCAATATTCCTTTTGTTATAGGATTCTGtcaaaaatgaaatgatttcGTAAAACAGACTGGAGGACCTGATTGGGAGCTGAGGCTAGGAAGATTGGATAGCTTAACTGCAAAACAAGAAGACTCGAATGAAATCATGCCAAGCCCAAGATCCAACGCCAGTTATCTCGTCGACCTGTTTGCCAAATTCAATCTCTCTGTGAAAGACCTAGTTGCGCTTTCTGGGTCTCATTCTATTGGCCAAGGACGTTGTTTTTCCATCATGTTCAGGCTGTATAACCAATCCGGCACCGGTAAGGACGTCCCTGACTTTGAGCCGAAGTATAGAGAAAAATTGTACAAGCTCTGCCCGTCGGATGTGGACCAGAACGTTACAGGAGACCTTGACGCAACGCCCCGTGTATTTGACAATCAATACTTCAAGGACTTGGTCGCAGGGAGAGGGTTTCTCAACTCCGATCAAACTCTTTTCACTTTCACTCCGACCAGAAAGTTTGTGAAGCTGTTTAGCAAAGACCAGGCTGGGTTTTTCAAGGCCTTTGTGGAGGGAATGCTAAAGATGGGTGACTTGCAACTTGAGCAACCGGGGGAGATCAGAAGGAATTGCAGGGTGGTTAATGATCATCGTCGACAGTGGGAGAGATCTTCTTGGGGAAAAGATCATAATTTGATTAATGGCAATATATTTTGGAAAATGGAAAGAGCACCCGGctagttagctagctagcttgacaattcaaataaattaatactagATGTCTACAAGTTTGATGTTCTTAACTTCTTGGTTTTGGTAGGAGTCTAATGGAATTAAACTTAATAGGATTTCTAaaacgaaaaaacaaaaacataacatATTAACATCCCTATGTAATAGGATTTCTacattattttgtttcatttaaaTAGCTTTCCATTAAAAAGATTGATTTCGTAAGCATATGTAGTTATTCTCTCAATGGTGAGAAAATTAAGGGTACGTAGGTTTAcgacttgtaaaaaaaaaaaaaattacaaattaaaaattgaagagATAATAAGGAAATAGGGGGACCATCCAAAGCATCTTTGGATGTTTCACATAATTCTACTGCCAACTTGTAAGGAACTTTGAAATCAGACTTTAACGTACTTTCAAGAGGCAGAGAAGCCAAACATATAGCGGTGGTCCATTTTTTGTCCCCTATAGAATGTCGAATTATTGAGGCAAATGAGCGAAGACAATGACGTTGAGATTAAGAGGGTTGTTTTGTCTTTTATTCAATTGTTTTTGGGCTGGACCAATATGTACATGTTTGCTTAACCGATGAACTAATATGCataacaaaaagagtaatgctacatacagtcacttttgcgtattcTTTGTGCacttcactgatatgattggctggattatttttttttttaatatccaaccaatcatatcactgaaatgcacaaaaaagtactgcacataaaatttttataacaaaaagagTTTGGAAAATTTCAAGACGTGGGGTTCTATTCTGATTTGATGGCATTTGCACAACCATTATTCATAAAAGGAAATGGGAAAAGCAAAGAGCACCCACCCAAAGCAAATGGCTCTTTAATTAACACTATTATGACATGACAACAACGTTTATTACAGGGCTCGGGAAAACATAATATTCCTAATGCACACATCCAGGGGGGAATTCATTCCAATCAGAGTCGATAGATATGGTCGGCACTTATAAAAAGTATAGAGATACGATGACATGAAATTTTTAaccttatatataaaaacaaacgaTGTCAATGCGTTTCGCACCATATTCATGGTCGTTTAAAAAAACAGGAGTTCAAAAAGTAAAAGTAGATTTGAACCATGAACCACCCCCCCGCCCCAAAAACATGAT
The genomic region above belongs to Carya illinoinensis cultivar Pawnee chromosome 4, C.illinoinensisPawnee_v1, whole genome shotgun sequence and contains:
- the LOC122307673 gene encoding peroxidase 17-like; its protein translation is MPSPYLLLLLISMAAASQLRPSFYSKTCPDAEFTVREVMRKALIREPRSVASVMRFQFHDCLVNGCDASLLLDKTPTMLGEKEALSNINSLRSFEVIDEAKAALEKVCPGVVSCADIIIMAARDAVALTGGPDWELRLGRLDSLTAKQEDSNEIMPSPRSNASYLVDLFAKFNLSVKDLVALSGSHSIGQGRCFSIMFRLYNQSGTGKDVPDFEPKYREKLYKLCPSDVDQNVTGDLDATPRVFDNQYFKDLVAGRGFLNSDQTLFTFTPTRKFVKLFSKDQAGFFKAFVEGMLKMGDLQLEQPGEIRRNCRVVNDHRRQWERSSWGKDHNLINGNIFWKMERAPG